Proteins encoded by one window of Brevibacterium atlanticum:
- a CDS encoding UDP-N-acetylmuramate dehydrogenase → MSEDLSTFTTFRLGGPARQVTVAKTRDELFEFCAARQLEPGAEDVADVLFIGGGSNLLIADEGFDGTVCVVRTTGVTTTETSTTDTQVTAEAGENWDEFVSRTLDLGLSGLEALSGIPGSVGATPIQNVGAYGTEVGELITSVEVFDRVAGQVRRLSAVELEFGYRTSALKRAQIATGSPQFVVLSVTFDLQHSDESLPVRYAQLASTLDVEIGTRVPAALVRENVIALRRSKGMVIDPADHDSWSAGSFFTNPIVDDAAALPAEAPRYPVTDPLSGAKIEGKTKTSAAWLIERAGFSKGFSVGEGNAALSSKHTLALTNRGHARTVDVIELARTIVSGVEDAFGITLEPEPTFVGCSLQS, encoded by the coding sequence GTGAGTGAGGATCTGTCGACATTCACGACCTTCCGCCTCGGCGGGCCCGCCCGGCAGGTGACCGTGGCGAAGACCCGCGATGAGCTGTTCGAATTCTGCGCAGCCCGCCAGCTGGAACCAGGGGCTGAGGATGTTGCCGACGTCCTCTTCATCGGGGGCGGGTCGAACCTGCTCATTGCCGACGAAGGATTCGACGGCACCGTGTGCGTCGTCCGCACCACCGGGGTGACGACGACTGAGACCTCGACCACCGACACCCAGGTGACCGCCGAGGCGGGGGAGAACTGGGACGAATTCGTCTCCCGCACGCTCGACCTCGGTCTCTCCGGGCTCGAGGCGCTCTCGGGCATCCCCGGCTCCGTCGGGGCGACGCCCATCCAGAACGTCGGGGCCTACGGCACCGAGGTCGGCGAACTCATCACCTCCGTCGAAGTCTTCGATCGCGTCGCCGGTCAGGTCCGCCGCCTCAGTGCCGTCGAACTCGAATTCGGCTACCGCACCTCGGCGCTCAAGCGTGCGCAGATCGCGACGGGAAGCCCCCAGTTCGTCGTCCTCTCGGTGACCTTCGACCTCCAGCACAGCGACGAGTCGCTGCCGGTCCGCTACGCCCAGCTCGCGTCCACGCTCGACGTCGAGATCGGCACCCGCGTCCCGGCAGCACTCGTGCGCGAGAACGTCATCGCGCTGCGCCGGTCCAAAGGGATGGTCATCGACCCTGCCGACCATGACTCGTGGTCGGCGGGATCCTTCTTCACCAACCCCATCGTCGATGACGCCGCCGCGCTGCCTGCCGAGGCTCCCCGGTACCCGGTGACCGATCCGCTCAGCGGGGCGAAGATCGAGGGGAAGACGAAGACCAGCGCGGCCTGGCTGATCGAACGCGCCGGTTTCTCCAAGGGCTTCAGCGTCGGGGAAGGGAACGCGGCCCTGTCGAGCAAGCACACCCTGGCGCTGACGAACCGGGGACACGCGAGGACGGTCGACGTGATCGAACTCGCCCGCACGATCGTCTCCGGCGTCGAGGACGCCTTCGGCATCACTCTCGAACCGGAACCGACCTTCGTCGGCTGTTCCCTGCAGAGCTGA
- a CDS encoding helix-turn-helix domain-containing protein encodes MHSTLLLEDDYQATVRLAHDRLQPSSSRPAVSGEGSDSRPGGVRTSVLESWNRSLDRLHDPAGARVRVAYEAEQLAEVRRRHPFHSIMPLLRSHLIEPAKDAGLLAALGDEQGRLLWVEGERGVRDRAEAMGFLAGTDWSEEVMGTSAPGLALRSGSPVQISQAEHFAPDVHSWSCSAVPVTHPLTGQVIGIIDVTGGDDAVSSIVLPLLASTAKAAGAELSQLYRPKHMDRSGAEAVRSELSVFGSVPALQGPEGAAVSLTRRHAEILLLLHRCPDGISGSGLVERLWPVGGSEVTVRAEITRLRKAIDGLGGLRIDARPYRLLGDLDSDLDRTCQALARGDVDTALGHYGGPVLPDSDAPGVREIGDEVDALMRETLLQDGTWQQLWRYANLPDFRDDAEVLMTVLRLAPPEAAERNAAVVRLEALGC; translated from the coding sequence ATGCATTCGACCCTGCTGCTTGAGGACGACTATCAGGCCACCGTGCGCCTGGCACACGACCGACTTCAACCGTCCTCGTCGCGCCCTGCCGTATCGGGGGAGGGCAGTGATTCGCGCCCCGGCGGAGTACGCACCTCGGTGCTGGAATCGTGGAATCGCTCGCTCGACCGCCTGCATGATCCCGCGGGAGCACGAGTGCGCGTGGCCTACGAAGCCGAGCAGCTCGCCGAGGTCAGGCGCCGGCACCCCTTCCACTCGATCATGCCTCTGCTGCGGTCGCACCTCATCGAACCCGCGAAAGATGCCGGCCTGCTCGCCGCCCTCGGCGATGAACAGGGCCGCCTGCTGTGGGTCGAAGGGGAACGCGGTGTTCGTGATCGAGCCGAAGCCATGGGATTTCTCGCGGGGACGGACTGGTCGGAGGAGGTCATGGGCACCTCGGCGCCGGGCCTCGCCCTGCGATCGGGGTCGCCGGTGCAGATCAGCCAGGCCGAGCACTTCGCCCCGGACGTTCACTCCTGGAGCTGCAGCGCCGTGCCCGTGACTCATCCGCTGACCGGGCAGGTCATCGGGATCATCGACGTCACCGGGGGAGACGACGCGGTGTCCTCGATCGTCCTGCCGCTGCTGGCCTCAACCGCGAAGGCGGCCGGTGCCGAACTCTCCCAGCTGTATCGCCCGAAACACATGGATCGCTCCGGCGCCGAGGCTGTGCGCAGCGAGCTCAGTGTCTTCGGTTCGGTCCCCGCTCTGCAGGGCCCGGAGGGGGCGGCGGTCTCACTGACACGTCGCCACGCTGAGATCCTGCTGCTTCTCCATCGTTGTCCCGACGGGATCAGTGGGTCGGGTCTCGTCGAACGTCTGTGGCCGGTCGGTGGCAGCGAAGTCACCGTCCGCGCCGAGATCACACGCCTGCGAAAGGCCATCGACGGCCTCGGCGGGCTGCGCATCGATGCGCGCCCCTACCGCCTGCTCGGCGACCTCGATTCCGACCTCGACCGCACCTGTCAGGCCCTGGCTCGCGGGGACGTCGACACTGCTCTGGGACACTACGGCGGCCCCGTCCTGCCGGACTCCGACGCCCCGGGGGTGCGGGAGATCGGTGATGAGGTCGATGCGCTCATGCGCGAGACCCTGCTTCAGGACGGCACCTGGCAGCAGCTGTGGCGGTATGCGAATCTGCCTGACTTCCGCGATGACGCCGAGGTGCTCATGACCGTGCTCCGCCTGGCTCCGCCCGAGGCGGCGGAGCGCAACGCCGCCGTGGTGCGACTGGAGGCACTCGGCTGCTGA
- the rplA gene encoding 50S ribosomal protein L1, which translates to MAKRSKAYQAAAEKIAADVNYEPAQAIALAKETTVAKYDATVEVALRLGVDPRKADQMVRGTVNLPHGTGKTARVLVFAAGDRAEAAREAGADYVGSDDLLEKVADGFTDFDAAVATPDMMGKVGRLGKVLGPRGLMPNPKTGTVTMDVAKAVSDIKGGKIEFRVDKHSNLHFIIGKVSFAENALQENFDAAIEEILRLKPASSKGRYISKATVTTSNGPAVPVDASALRV; encoded by the coding sequence ATGGCAAAGCGTTCGAAGGCCTACCAGGCCGCGGCTGAGAAGATCGCCGCAGATGTGAACTACGAACCGGCTCAGGCGATCGCCCTGGCCAAGGAGACCACCGTGGCGAAGTACGACGCCACCGTCGAGGTCGCCCTCCGCCTCGGGGTCGATCCCCGCAAGGCGGACCAGATGGTGCGCGGCACCGTCAACCTTCCGCATGGTACCGGTAAGACCGCTCGGGTCCTGGTGTTCGCTGCCGGCGACCGTGCAGAAGCTGCCCGTGAAGCAGGTGCTGACTATGTCGGCTCCGATGACCTGCTGGAGAAGGTGGCCGACGGGTTCACCGACTTCGATGCCGCCGTTGCGACCCCCGACATGATGGGCAAGGTCGGTCGACTCGGTAAGGTGCTCGGTCCCCGCGGACTGATGCCGAACCCGAAGACCGGAACCGTGACCATGGATGTCGCCAAGGCCGTCTCCGACATCAAGGGCGGAAAGATCGAATTCCGCGTCGACAAGCACTCGAACCTGCACTTCATCATCGGAAAGGTCTCCTTCGCCGAGAACGCTCTGCAGGAGAACTTCGACGCCGCGATCGAAGAGATCCTGCGTCTGAAGCCGGCTTCGTCGAAGGGCCGCTACATCAGCAAGGCCACCGTGACGACCTCGAACGGCCCCGCCGTTCCGGTCGACGCCTCGGCGCTGCGCGTGTGA
- the rplK gene encoding 50S ribosomal protein L11: MPPKKKVAGLVKLQIQAGAANPAPPIGPALAQHGVNIMEFCKAYNAATESQRGNIVPVEITVYEDRSFTFVLKTPPAAELIKKAAGVKSGSATPHTVKVAHLSADQVREIATTKMPDLNANTLDQADRIVAGTARSMGITTDIEV; this comes from the coding sequence ATGCCTCCCAAGAAAAAGGTAGCCGGCCTCGTCAAGCTCCAGATTCAGGCAGGTGCCGCTAACCCGGCTCCTCCGATCGGTCCGGCGCTTGCCCAGCACGGCGTCAACATCATGGAATTCTGCAAGGCCTACAACGCCGCCACAGAATCCCAGCGCGGAAACATCGTCCCCGTCGAGATCACCGTGTACGAAGACCGTTCGTTCACCTTCGTTCTCAAGACCCCGCCGGCCGCGGAACTCATCAAGAAGGCCGCCGGAGTGAAGTCGGGTTCGGCTACTCCCCACACCGTCAAGGTCGCTCACCTGAGCGCCGACCAGGTGCGTGAGATCGCCACGACGAAGATGCCCGACCTGAACGCCAACACCCTGGATCAGGCCGACCGCATCGTTGCCGGAACCGCGCGTTCCATGGGCATCACCACCGACATCGAGGTCTGA
- the nusG gene encoding transcription termination/antitermination protein NusG has product MSDTNSPEQETPETQDVTPEESGAAVVPETETPSADAEAAVPDDADVESAADSAASTAEGDAAEGDAAEGDDAEGDAPADAGDETDPAEEFKSELRMQEGDWYVIHSYAGYENRVKQNLENRTVSLNLEEFIFEAQVPMEDVVEIKNGQRKQVRRVRIPGYVLVRMELTDESWGAVRHTPGVTGFVGNAYDPTPLSIDEVFSMLAPIFEERQAEAAAAEGPAAEAAAKPAPVTEVEFEVGESVLVKEGSFEGHPATIQEIRPESQKLTVLLSIFERDVPVELGFDQVSKL; this is encoded by the coding sequence GTGTCGGATACCAATTCACCTGAGCAGGAGACCCCTGAGACCCAGGACGTCACCCCCGAGGAGTCGGGTGCCGCTGTGGTGCCCGAAACCGAAACTCCGTCCGCCGACGCCGAGGCAGCTGTGCCCGATGACGCCGACGTCGAATCCGCCGCGGACTCCGCAGCGTCGACAGCCGAGGGTGACGCTGCCGAGGGTGACGCTGCCGAGGGTGACGATGCCGAGGGTGACGCCCCAGCAGACGCCGGTGACGAGACCGACCCAGCCGAGGAGTTCAAGTCCGAACTGCGCATGCAGGAGGGTGACTGGTACGTCATCCACTCCTACGCAGGGTATGAGAACCGGGTCAAGCAGAATCTCGAGAACCGCACTGTGAGCCTCAACCTCGAAGAGTTCATCTTCGAGGCCCAGGTCCCGATGGAAGACGTCGTGGAGATCAAGAACGGCCAGCGCAAGCAGGTCCGTCGCGTCCGCATCCCCGGCTACGTGCTCGTCCGCATGGAACTGACGGATGAGTCGTGGGGCGCGGTCCGCCACACCCCGGGAGTCACCGGGTTCGTCGGCAATGCCTACGACCCGACCCCGCTGTCCATCGACGAGGTCTTCTCGATGCTCGCCCCGATCTTCGAAGAGCGTCAGGCCGAAGCCGCCGCTGCCGAAGGCCCGGCCGCCGAGGCGGCTGCGAAGCCGGCTCCGGTCACCGAGGTGGAGTTCGAGGTCGGCGAGTCCGTCCTCGTCAAGGAGGGCTCGTTCGAGGGTCACCCCGCCACCATCCAGGAGATCCGTCCGGAGTCGCAGAAGCTCACCGTTCTGCTCTCGATCTTCGAACGCGATGTTCCCGTCGAACTCGGCTTCGACCAGGTGTCGAAGCTGTGA
- a CDS encoding biotin carboxylase, producing the protein MPNEPRSAGPASPDRQETKPASTSRDGAPADVEVAVATDAAYTGEEAERVQIRRPLRNVSEVRHFFRTNQTPIYFVGATPFNLLGIDRWVRNFSYVTYYDGWDGAHPRVFSPRYKPYVEFESGEAINNWLLLNAEVRAHMTRNVPHGEKVKVAMVFFDEETERICRELGYDLILPSATLRNQLDSKIETTKLGNEAGAFSVPNVLTTSDTYDELNDKAAEAGLGHDLVVQTPYGDSGKTTFFISAESDWQTHKDDIVGEQLKVMKRINNIPVAVEAVITSSGVVVGPYLTELAGFAELTPYKGGWCGNEMKPDVLNAEQRAQTRDLVRKMGEGLRRRGYRGFFEVDVLVDLDNDDCYLGELNPRISGASAITNVTAGAYADVPLFLFHLLEYLDVEFDLDIDEINARWEELSGADEWSQMIIKETAPITEYITHSPLTGQYYLDQYGTLTYKRAALDWHPLQNGSEVFFLRIFGAGDYRWKGADLGVLVTKNPLQTNVGGPDALSIRAKHFIDSIRAMYAGVPVVAEDPAPALGGPGAKGD; encoded by the coding sequence ATGCCGAACGAACCCCGAAGTGCAGGCCCTGCGAGTCCCGATCGGCAGGAGACGAAACCCGCATCCACGTCTCGTGACGGCGCTCCTGCCGACGTCGAGGTGGCCGTCGCCACTGATGCGGCGTATACCGGCGAAGAGGCCGAGCGTGTGCAGATCAGACGTCCCCTGCGCAACGTCTCCGAGGTGCGCCACTTCTTCCGGACGAATCAGACCCCGATCTACTTCGTCGGCGCCACCCCGTTCAATCTGCTCGGCATCGACCGCTGGGTGCGCAACTTCTCCTATGTCACCTACTACGACGGGTGGGACGGCGCACACCCGCGGGTGTTCTCACCGCGGTACAAACCGTATGTGGAGTTCGAATCGGGTGAGGCCATCAACAACTGGCTGCTGCTCAATGCCGAGGTGCGGGCGCATATGACGCGCAACGTTCCCCACGGTGAGAAGGTCAAAGTGGCGATGGTGTTCTTCGATGAGGAGACGGAGAGGATCTGCCGGGAACTCGGCTACGATCTCATCCTGCCCTCGGCCACGCTGCGCAATCAGCTGGATTCGAAGATCGAGACGACGAAGCTCGGCAATGAGGCCGGTGCGTTCTCCGTTCCCAATGTGCTCACCACCTCCGATACGTACGACGAGCTCAATGACAAGGCCGCCGAGGCGGGGCTCGGTCACGACCTGGTCGTGCAGACCCCGTACGGCGATTCGGGGAAGACGACGTTCTTCATCTCCGCCGAATCCGATTGGCAGACGCACAAGGACGACATCGTCGGCGAGCAGCTGAAGGTGATGAAGCGGATCAACAACATCCCGGTCGCCGTCGAGGCGGTCATCACCTCCAGCGGAGTCGTCGTCGGCCCCTACCTCACCGAGCTCGCCGGCTTCGCGGAGCTCACCCCGTACAAGGGCGGCTGGTGCGGCAATGAGATGAAGCCCGACGTCCTCAACGCCGAGCAGCGGGCGCAGACGCGTGACCTCGTGCGCAAGATGGGTGAAGGACTGCGCAGACGCGGATATCGCGGATTCTTCGAGGTCGATGTCCTCGTCGATCTCGACAACGACGACTGCTACCTCGGTGAGCTCAACCCGCGCATCTCGGGAGCCTCGGCGATCACGAACGTCACCGCTGGCGCCTATGCCGATGTGCCGCTGTTCCTGTTCCACCTGCTCGAATACCTCGATGTCGAGTTCGATCTCGACATCGATGAGATCAACGCTCGATGGGAGGAGCTCTCCGGCGCCGACGAATGGAGCCAGATGATCATCAAGGAGACGGCTCCGATCACTGAGTACATCACGCATTCTCCGCTGACGGGTCAGTATTACCTCGACCAGTACGGGACGCTGACGTACAAGCGCGCCGCCCTCGACTGGCACCCGCTGCAGAACGGCAGCGAGGTGTTCTTCCTGCGCATCTTCGGGGCCGGGGACTACCGCTGGAAGGGCGCCGATCTCGGTGTGCTGGTGACGAAGAATCCGCTCCAGACCAATGTCGGCGGACCGGATGCGCTGAGTATCAGGGCCAAGCACTTCATCGATTCGATCCGGGCCATGTACGCCGGAGTCCCGGTCGTCGCCGAGGATCCGGCTCCCGCCCTCGGCGGGCCGGGAGCCAAGGGCGACTGA
- a CDS encoding serine hydrolase domain-containing protein — MTDPSPDNALPTPASANDDDISVVDPAVGVAPGVDPAFGADPAVGVDRDNWQDPGNVRWSFQNVAQVLPTTPISRGSGPVAELPVDLQDLGEVEIPATEFSDARSVRSVIESTDTDAWMLLHNGTVLTEEYFGEMTPGTEHLLMSVSKSLVGTVAGVLVGSRDLDPNRLITDYVPELADSGYAGATVRHVLDMRSGIRFSEDYLDPHSEVRQIEESIGWSEAKREDPGIGMYEFLTSLGAKSEHGGVFEYRSCETDVLGWVCEKIAGEPMQTLMSRVLWSRIGAEQDALIATDQYGVGMFDGGINTTLRDLARFGYVYANRGQSLTGQQVAPTTWIGDTLTTTEDVRQAFAGGPGDNRMPGGAYHNQFWFPFPDSHAFLALGIHGQMIYINPGANLVGVKLSSWGLPQDAGKLFPTIRAFEALAKAVNSPGAE; from the coding sequence GTGACCGACCCGTCACCGGACAATGCCCTGCCCACCCCCGCCTCGGCGAATGACGATGACATCTCCGTCGTCGACCCTGCGGTCGGCGTCGCGCCCGGAGTCGATCCAGCGTTCGGTGCGGATCCGGCCGTCGGTGTCGATCGGGACAACTGGCAGGATCCCGGCAATGTCCGGTGGTCGTTTCAGAACGTCGCACAGGTCCTGCCGACCACTCCGATCTCGCGCGGGAGCGGTCCGGTGGCCGAACTGCCGGTCGATCTGCAGGACCTCGGCGAGGTCGAGATCCCGGCTACGGAGTTCTCGGATGCGCGCAGCGTCCGCAGCGTCATCGAATCCACCGATACGGATGCTTGGATGCTGCTGCACAACGGCACGGTGCTCACCGAGGAGTACTTCGGTGAGATGACGCCCGGCACCGAGCATCTGCTGATGTCGGTGTCCAAGTCCCTCGTCGGCACCGTCGCCGGAGTGCTGGTGGGTTCGCGCGACCTCGACCCGAACCGTCTGATCACCGACTATGTGCCCGAACTCGCCGACTCCGGGTATGCCGGGGCCACGGTCCGGCACGTCCTCGACATGCGTTCGGGCATCCGCTTCTCCGAGGACTACCTCGACCCGCATTCCGAGGTCAGGCAGATCGAGGAGTCGATCGGCTGGTCGGAGGCGAAGCGGGAGGACCCGGGCATCGGAATGTACGAGTTCCTCACCTCACTCGGGGCGAAGTCCGAGCACGGTGGGGTCTTCGAATACCGCTCGTGCGAGACGGATGTGCTCGGTTGGGTGTGCGAGAAGATCGCCGGCGAGCCCATGCAGACGCTCATGTCACGGGTGCTGTGGTCGCGGATCGGCGCGGAGCAGGATGCACTCATCGCCACCGACCAGTACGGGGTCGGAATGTTCGACGGCGGCATCAACACGACGCTGCGCGACCTGGCCCGCTTCGGATACGTCTACGCCAACCGCGGTCAGTCACTGACCGGCCAGCAGGTCGCCCCGACGACGTGGATCGGGGACACGCTGACGACCACCGAGGACGTACGGCAGGCCTTCGCCGGGGGCCCCGGGGACAACCGGATGCCCGGCGGAGCGTACCACAATCAGTTCTGGTTCCCTTTCCCCGATTCGCATGCCTTCCTCGCCCTGGGCATCCACGGCCAGATGATCTACATCAACCCCGGAGCGAATCTCGTCGGGGTCAAGCTCTCCAGCTGGGGTCTGCCGCAGGACGCCGGGAAGCTCTTCCCGACGATCCGAGCCTTCGAAGCACTCGCCAAGGCCGTCAACTCCCCCGGCGCGGAGTAG
- a CDS encoding metallophosphoesterase family protein, whose protein sequence is MSPRRRTTGLLIALAAIAVLTLPWAVFTSRADLTFGPHEAQYRITADSRLTVDFGPLGTLLVPAEDYITLGLGLRVDIGEIPVSGEDRDDDRPAADPDRADDGGSGETGGGAVDALGGDVASYAALFSAPQAQVDQVVAGLLQQVLIRWSLAVCLLTGGLVGLAAVLGPQRLESVMRAFAGRELIGIAMVVAIVLAGLGTVVAQRPKPIAPDPAFDGTPLAGSQVTGRLGGIIDTAFAAVKDFADDNDAFYDQVLTTLRSQWNQRPITGNWSDRGMVPPAGIGGQDDESSDDAGGANEDGDANGGDTTAGDDSGGASDEGVSTFVYGSDIHCNIGMARVVGAVADMSGADAYIDGGDITMTGTSAENYCLDVLDDELPERLPRMMVKGNHDSKETTGHAKTRGWKVLEDSSAEMAGVTFFGAPDPRRTVFGSGPQLETDLTADQYAKRLAEEACDTDFDIMLIHDAAVGAPSLRTGCVDYALSGHWHRRVGPETFGSGVRYLSSTTGGALANALTPGPLKMNAELSIIRVDNATKRPIDVQIITVTPDQKVIIDPWVRFPSPLPTVAQPPEGEAGE, encoded by the coding sequence GTGTCACCACGTCGCAGAACCACCGGCCTCCTCATCGCCCTCGCGGCGATCGCGGTCCTGACGCTGCCGTGGGCGGTGTTCACCTCCCGGGCCGATCTCACCTTCGGCCCGCATGAGGCGCAGTACCGGATCACCGCCGACTCCCGGCTGACCGTCGACTTCGGTCCCTTGGGCACGCTCCTCGTGCCGGCCGAGGACTACATTACGCTGGGACTCGGGCTGCGCGTCGACATCGGCGAGATCCCGGTGTCCGGAGAGGACCGGGACGACGACCGCCCGGCCGCGGATCCGGATCGGGCCGACGACGGTGGGAGCGGCGAGACCGGAGGGGGAGCCGTCGACGCCCTCGGCGGCGACGTCGCCTCCTATGCGGCCCTGTTCTCGGCCCCGCAGGCGCAGGTCGATCAGGTCGTCGCCGGCCTCCTGCAGCAGGTCCTCATCCGTTGGTCGCTGGCTGTCTGCCTGCTCACCGGTGGGCTCGTCGGTCTTGCCGCCGTGCTCGGTCCGCAGCGCCTCGAGTCGGTCATGCGCGCCTTCGCGGGCAGGGAGCTCATCGGCATCGCCATGGTGGTCGCGATCGTCCTCGCCGGCCTCGGGACCGTCGTGGCGCAGAGACCGAAGCCGATCGCCCCGGACCCGGCCTTCGACGGCACCCCGCTGGCAGGCTCCCAGGTCACCGGCCGCCTCGGCGGGATCATCGACACCGCGTTCGCCGCAGTGAAGGACTTCGCCGACGACAACGATGCCTTCTACGACCAGGTGCTGACCACGCTGAGGTCGCAGTGGAATCAGCGGCCGATCACGGGCAATTGGAGCGACCGCGGGATGGTCCCGCCTGCGGGGATCGGCGGCCAGGACGACGAGTCGAGCGACGACGCGGGCGGGGCGAATGAGGACGGCGATGCGAACGGCGGCGATACGACCGCCGGCGATGATTCCGGCGGCGCATCCGACGAAGGAGTGTCGACGTTCGTCTACGGATCCGACATCCACTGCAACATCGGCATGGCCCGGGTCGTCGGGGCCGTAGCCGATATGAGCGGGGCCGATGCCTATATCGACGGCGGCGACATCACCATGACAGGCACCTCGGCGGAGAACTACTGCCTCGACGTCCTCGACGACGAATTGCCGGAGAGGCTGCCGCGCATGATGGTCAAGGGCAACCACGACTCGAAGGAGACGACCGGACACGCGAAGACCCGCGGCTGGAAGGTGCTCGAGGATTCGAGCGCAGAGATGGCCGGAGTCACCTTCTTCGGTGCGCCGGACCCCAGGCGCACCGTCTTCGGCTCCGGGCCGCAGCTCGAGACCGATCTCACCGCCGACCAGTACGCGAAACGGCTGGCCGAGGAAGCCTGTGACACGGACTTCGACATCATGCTCATCCACGATGCCGCCGTCGGGGCGCCGTCCCTGCGCACCGGCTGCGTCGACTACGCGCTCAGCGGACACTGGCACCGCCGGGTCGGCCCCGAGACGTTCGGATCGGGAGTCCGCTACCTCAGCTCGACGACCGGCGGGGCGCTCGCGAACGCACTGACCCCGGGCCCGCTGAAGATGAACGCTGAGCTGAGCATCATCCGCGTCGACAACGCCACGAAGCGCCCGATCGACGTCCAGATCATCACGGTCACGCCCGACCAGAAGGTCATCATCGACCCATGGGTGCGTTTCCCCTCACCCCTGCCGACGGTGGCTCAGCCTCCGGAGGGTGAAGCGGGTGAATGA
- a CDS encoding MaoC/PaaZ C-terminal domain-containing protein, which yields MSPIDFSQLTIGDTVVETEIPLSRASLIDYAAASGDHNPIHWNERFAREVGLDGVIAHGMLSMAVVIAPIVEWLGDPGAISDYRTRFSAPVLVPDAESGTPATPTTSLALTATVGAVDAAVGTARIDITVKTGETDVLSRTQVRISR from the coding sequence ATGAGCCCCATCGACTTCTCCCAGCTGACCATCGGAGACACCGTCGTCGAGACCGAGATCCCGCTCTCGCGTGCTTCCCTGATCGACTACGCCGCGGCCTCGGGCGATCACAACCCGATCCACTGGAACGAACGCTTCGCCCGTGAGGTCGGTCTCGACGGGGTCATCGCCCACGGCATGCTCTCGATGGCCGTGGTCATCGCGCCGATCGTCGAATGGCTCGGCGACCCCGGCGCGATCAGCGACTACCGGACCCGCTTCTCCGCCCCCGTCCTCGTCCCCGACGCCGAATCCGGAACACCGGCGACCCCGACGACGTCGCTGGCGCTCACCGCCACCGTCGGAGCGGTCGACGCCGCCGTGGGCACCGCTCGCATCGATATCACCGTGAAGACCGGCGAGACCGATGTCCTCAGCCGGACCCAGGTGCGGATCTCCCGGTGA
- the secE gene encoding preprotein translocase subunit SecE, with translation MSDTPAKKTGSAPSSASGPKKLGFFGRILQFFREVVAELKKVVTPTRKQLVNYTLVVLGFILFMMALVTVLDLVFGKLVGFVFGGTPLWPLW, from the coding sequence GTGAGCGACACACCGGCAAAGAAGACTGGCAGCGCACCCAGCAGTGCCTCCGGTCCCAAGAAGCTCGGATTCTTCGGACGAATCCTGCAGTTCTTCCGCGAAGTTGTGGCGGAGCTCAAGAAGGTCGTCACCCCCACGCGGAAGCAGCTGGTCAACTACACCCTGGTGGTGCTGGGCTTCATCCTGTTCATGATGGCCCTCGTCACGGTCCTCGACCTGGTGTTCGGCAAGCTCGTCGGTTTCGTCTTCGGCGGAACTCCGCTCTGGCCCCTGTGGTGA
- a CDS encoding FAS1-like dehydratase domain-containing protein, whose translation MPVNTEKQGASFALPQPYEVSREAIAEFALATGAKADYHFDAEAATALGYRDVVAPTTFAVIIAQKSEAAYISDSESGIDFSKVVHGSEQFSFTRPIVAGDALSAVTHVDGVRAAGDNAMITTRTELTDAAEQPVVTVTSTIVVRGDGE comes from the coding sequence ATGCCGGTGAATACCGAGAAGCAGGGAGCCTCGTTCGCCCTGCCTCAGCCCTACGAGGTCTCACGGGAGGCGATCGCGGAATTCGCGCTCGCCACCGGGGCGAAGGCCGACTACCATTTCGACGCCGAGGCTGCCACTGCACTGGGCTATCGCGACGTCGTCGCACCCACCACCTTCGCCGTGATCATCGCGCAGAAGTCCGAGGCCGCCTACATCTCCGACTCGGAATCGGGCATCGACTTCTCGAAGGTCGTCCACGGCTCCGAGCAGTTCTCCTTCACCCGTCCCATCGTCGCCGGCGACGCGCTCTCGGCCGTGACCCATGTCGACGGTGTCCGTGCCGCAGGCGACAACGCCATGATCACCACCCGCACCGAACTCACCGACGCCGCCGAGCAGCCGGTCGTCACCGTGACGTCGACCATCGTCGTGAGAGGAGACGGAGAATGA